The Gammaproteobacteria bacterium genome window below encodes:
- a CDS encoding OmpA family protein, with the protein MLTGVVIYRVIIGALVASTAMTGWTAYYFEVDAARRHRQKSAVMETQLTKQITALQRRSDTVRQACDARQKAASEPDAADSRTETQLVTRLAERDDLNSRVDTARTDQTRIAEELQAMLSERDRLAAQLDSAKGAQAELRTALKANKARINAAVAELEGSQRQRATLQERQQRLRTRLDAAIEKQSKLRARLQATKKRIDAKQLELRAAKEKLDKLQSNLSDATGRIARLTTAVDRAEQARQQEIERFEQLKIALENKLRSQEITIERLRNDRTLIRVGGDILFSLGSAELKPNGAEALRLIAEALKEFPGRQVSLEGHTDNLTIGGALSEIYPSNWELSAARGARAARFLQTEAGIDPRRLRVVGYSEYRPVAPNDEPGRRARNRRIEIMLLPRAKNVSVKQAELPHTP; encoded by the coding sequence ATGCTTACCGGAGTTGTCATCTATCGTGTCATCATCGGCGCCCTGGTTGCTTCTACCGCGATGACCGGATGGACCGCCTATTATTTCGAAGTCGATGCAGCGCGGCGACATCGGCAAAAGTCCGCGGTGATGGAAACTCAACTCACCAAACAGATCACGGCGCTTCAGCGGCGTAGCGATACCGTGCGCCAGGCGTGCGACGCGCGGCAAAAAGCCGCATCGGAACCAGACGCCGCCGACAGTCGCACGGAAACTCAGCTCGTCACCAGACTCGCGGAGCGCGACGATCTGAATTCGCGCGTGGACACGGCGCGCACCGACCAGACGCGAATAGCCGAAGAGTTGCAAGCCATGCTTAGCGAGCGTGACCGGCTGGCCGCGCAACTGGATTCAGCGAAGGGCGCGCAGGCCGAATTGCGCACCGCACTCAAGGCTAACAAGGCCCGGATCAATGCGGCAGTCGCCGAACTCGAAGGCTCGCAACGACAACGTGCGACCCTGCAAGAACGCCAGCAGCGCTTGCGTACGCGTCTGGATGCGGCCATCGAGAAACAATCGAAATTGCGCGCGCGCCTGCAGGCGACCAAAAAGCGTATCGATGCCAAGCAATTGGAACTGCGGGCCGCGAAGGAGAAGCTCGATAAACTGCAATCTAACCTGAGCGACGCGACCGGCCGGATTGCGCGACTGACCACGGCGGTCGATCGCGCAGAACAGGCACGGCAACAGGAAATCGAGCGATTCGAGCAACTCAAGATCGCGCTCGAGAACAAGCTCCGCAGTCAGGAAATCACGATCGAACGCCTGCGCAACGACCGCACGCTAATCCGTGTGGGCGGGGACATTTTGTTTAGTCTCGGTTCCGCCGAACTCAAGCCCAATGGCGCCGAGGCGCTGCGCCTGATCGCCGAGGCGCTGAAGGAATTTCCCGGCCGCCAAGTCAGTCTTGAGGGTCATACCGATAACCTGACGATCGGCGGCGCTTTAAGCGAAATCTATCCCAGCAACTGGGAGCTGTCCGCCGCGCGCGGCGCGCGAGCCGCCCGCTTCCTGCAAACCGAAGCCGGCATCGACCCGCGCCGCCTGCGCGTGGTGGGCTACAGCGAGTATCGGCCGGTAGCGCCCAACGACGAACCTGGCCGGCGTGCGCGCAATCGTCGCATCGAGATCATGCTGCTGCCGCGCGCGAAGAACGTTTCGGTCAAGCAGGCTGAACTTCCGCATACGCCCTGA